Proteins encoded within one genomic window of Xylophilus sp. GOD-11R:
- a CDS encoding pilin, translating to MTRSIRRNVQQGFTLIELMIVVAIIGILAAVALPAYQDYTVRAKVSELMLSASSARTCVTEGFQAAGGSAVPTNVQDTCSIAPVGKVTAASVSTGGVVTVNGSTATTSVGQAVTITLTPQPTAGTLTWTCTGSPVKYVPGSCRG from the coding sequence ATGACCCGCTCTATCCGGCGTAACGTGCAGCAAGGCTTTACCTTGATCGAACTGATGATTGTCGTGGCCATCATCGGCATTCTTGCGGCCGTCGCGCTGCCGGCTTATCAGGACTACACAGTTCGCGCCAAGGTGTCGGAGCTGATGCTCTCCGCCAGCTCGGCTCGTACCTGTGTCACCGAGGGTTTTCAGGCTGCCGGTGGCTCTGCGGTGCCGACCAATGTCCAAGACACCTGCTCCATTGCTCCGGTCGGCAAGGTAACTGCCGCAAGCGTCTCGACCGGCGGCGTTGTGACCGTGAACGGCTCCACTGCCACCACCTCGGTTGGGCAAGCCGTCACCATCACTTTGACGCCCCAACCCACCGCTGGAACGCTGACCTGGACCTGCACCGGCTCGCCTGTTAAATATGTTCCAGGCTCTTGCCGCGGCTGA
- a CDS encoding 3',5'-cyclic-nucleotide phosphodiesterase encodes MKVRVLGCSGSIAPGRRTTSFLVDDDLLVDAGTGVGDLSLEEMARIDHVLLSHSHLDHIVALPLMADAVGSLRDRPVQVHALGPTIAALRTHVFNNVIWPNFEQIPSPEKPFVKLIPFHETESMGLAGKRIRVLPAVHTVPAVGFAIDDGGAAWVYSGDTGPNPAFWDLVNAMDVGALVIETAFSESERPLAEISKHLSPGMLGDALLHLSQPGRFPIWITHAKPAERALIASEIAALQLNPNLSIGWLTEGQVIGTGNSDKK; translated from the coding sequence ATGAAAGTACGAGTGCTCGGCTGCTCGGGCTCCATCGCGCCTGGGCGCCGCACGACCTCATTCCTGGTCGACGACGACCTGCTTGTCGATGCGGGCACCGGCGTCGGTGACCTGAGCCTCGAGGAGATGGCGCGCATCGACCACGTGCTGCTCAGCCATTCGCACCTGGACCACATCGTCGCCCTGCCGCTCATGGCGGATGCCGTCGGCTCATTGCGCGACCGGCCGGTGCAGGTCCATGCACTTGGGCCGACGATCGCGGCCCTGCGCACGCATGTCTTCAACAATGTCATCTGGCCGAACTTCGAGCAGATTCCCTCTCCGGAAAAACCGTTCGTAAAGCTGATTCCTTTCCACGAGACGGAAAGCATGGGGCTGGCCGGCAAGCGGATTCGGGTCTTGCCGGCCGTCCACACCGTGCCGGCCGTCGGTTTCGCCATCGATGACGGGGGGGCCGCGTGGGTCTACAGCGGAGATACTGGGCCGAATCCGGCGTTTTGGGATCTGGTGAACGCGATGGATGTAGGCGCACTCGTCATCGAAACCGCTTTCAGTGAATCGGAGCGGCCCTTGGCCGAGATCAGCAAACACCTCTCGCCCGGCATGTTGGGCGATGCACTTCTGCATCTCAGCCAGCCGGGACGATTTCCCATTTGGATCACCCACGCCAAGCCGGCTGAACGGGCGTTGATCGCCAGCGAAATCGCTGCTTTGCAGCTGAATCCGAACTTGTCGATCGGCTGGCTCACTGAAGGGCAGGTGATCGGGACTGGAAACTCTGACAAAAAGTGA